The DNA segment TCTCGCCGTCACTGAACGTCGAAAGGGTCAGATCTGCAAGCTGAGAGTTCAGCTTACCGGCAACCTCTGTTGCCAGTTCCCTGTTTGATGAGCCTGAAAAAATCTTTAATCCCTGCGGCATTCTTTCTCCTTGTATGCATTACCGGTGATCAATGCTCCTGTTCCTTCAACACTTCAGCCTTAACTGATCAGCATATGTGCAACTGAATGGCTGGGGCGGGAGGATTCGAACCTCCAAATGGGAGCTCCAAAAACTCCTGACTTGCCGTTTGTCGACGCCCCAACAAGTCCAAGTTCAACTCGTATTTCATCGCAGAGTCTTCACGGCCCGGCACCAGTAGATGCCCATGTTCTTCGATGCATTCTCTGCTTCTTCTGTCGTCCTGAACACGCCGTAGACCGTAGAACCGCTTCCGCTCATCACAGACACGACCGCTCCCTGTTCAAGAAGCAGCTCTTTGATCCTACCGATCATCGAATATGCCTTCAGAACGGGCTGTTCAAGGTCATTCATCTGCAGGGACCGCAATGCACCAAAATCTTTTGCGACAAGACTTTGACAGAACAGTTTAATATCAACAGATTTTTTTGTCAACTCAACCGGCAGGGATTCATATGCCCACGCCGTTGATATCAGAATACCGGGATTGACCAGGAGAAGAGGAATCTCGCTCGCATTGCCAAGAGAAGTGACAACCTCACCTCGTCCCTGCACGACCGCAAAGGTATCGTCAATAAAAAAGGGGACATCGGAGCCAAGCTGAGCTCCCATATGCCGGAGATCTGCCGTATGCAGGTTCAAGCCCCAGAGCCTGTTAAGACCGACAAGCGTGCACGCAGCGTCACTGCTGCCGCCTCCCAGCCCTGCCGCAAGCGGAATCTCTTTTTTCAGA comes from the Nitrospirota bacterium genome and includes:
- the ispE gene encoding 4-(cytidine 5'-diphospho)-2-C-methyl-D-erythritol kinase, with the translated sequence MSFVLEAPAKINWFLSVLNKREDGYHNIVSLMQSVSLYDTLLFEESEGLELISDMSDLPPEKNLVFKAAVLMRARAGIRAGARITLKKEIPLAAGLGGGSSDAACTLVGLNRLWGLNLHTADLRHMGAQLGSDVPFFIDDTFAVVQGRGEVVTSLGNASEIPLLLVNPGILISTAWAYESLPVELTKKSVDIKLFCQSLVAKDFGALRSLQMNDLEQPVLKAYSMIGRIKELLLEQGAVVSVMSGSGSTVYGVFRTTEEAENASKNMGIYWCRAVKTLR